A genomic segment from Gemmatimonadota bacterium encodes:
- a CDS encoding integration host factor subunit beta, whose product MTKADIVARIAQSTGMTKVDTAEVLNALLDSISSALGRGEKIELRGFGIFKVKERKARVARNPKTGTGIRIPPCVVPVFKPSDHLKNRVQKEN is encoded by the coding sequence ATGACTAAGGCCGATATCGTGGCTCGCATCGCACAATCCACCGGGATGACCAAGGTGGACACCGCGGAAGTGCTGAACGCGTTGCTGGATTCGATCTCATCCGCGCTGGGAAGGGGCGAGAAGATCGAACTGCGTGGATTCGGCATTTTCAAGGTGAAGGAAAGGAAGGCGCGCGTCGCCCGCAATCCGAAAACCGGAACGGGGATACGGATTCCACCGTGCGTGGTGCCGGTTTTCAAACCGTCAGATCATCTTAAAAACCGAGTACAGAAGGA
- the sppA gene encoding signal peptide peptidase SppA: MARKSDWIIGGLLGGGVLVIVIVMLLLIAGPMLSSDRSLSGMGGGRVALVEVRGPITRADDTVKQIVKYREDDSVRAIVLRIDSPGGAVAPTQEIFDELRKTREAGKVIVASMGSVAASGGYYIACAADSIVANPGTITGSIGVITVAPSAEDLLEKIGIDWQVVKSGRHKDIGSLSRSMTAEEMGIVQSVVDDVYDQFVGAVASYRPLSREEVVDRADGRIYTGNQALPLGLVDRLGTYQDAIALAGRMAGLPEKPSVVRERPKTFFEMLMENMEMMTGLYSPGIVEYRYR; encoded by the coding sequence ATGGCGCGAAAATCAGACTGGATTATAGGTGGACTGCTCGGTGGCGGGGTTCTGGTTATCGTTATCGTCATGTTGTTGCTTATTGCCGGTCCCATGCTGAGCAGCGACCGTTCCCTCTCCGGCATGGGCGGCGGCCGGGTCGCGCTGGTTGAAGTCCGGGGTCCGATCACCCGGGCCGATGACACGGTCAAGCAGATCGTCAAGTACCGCGAGGACGATTCCGTACGGGCCATCGTGCTCCGCATCGACAGCCCCGGCGGCGCCGTAGCCCCCACGCAGGAGATCTTCGACGAACTGCGCAAGACCCGGGAAGCGGGCAAGGTCATCGTGGCGTCCATGGGCAGTGTGGCGGCATCGGGCGGATACTACATCGCCTGCGCTGCCGATTCCATCGTGGCCAACCCAGGCACCATAACCGGGAGCATCGGCGTGATCACCGTCGCGCCGAGCGCGGAGGATCTGCTCGAAAAGATCGGCATCGATTGGCAGGTCGTCAAAAGCGGCCGGCACAAGGACATAGGTTCGCTGAGCCGCAGCATGACCGCCGAAGAGATGGGGATCGTACAGTCCGTGGTCGACGACGTATACGACCAGTTTGTCGGCGCGGTAGCCAGTTACCGGCCGCTTTCCCGTGAAGAGGTGGTCGACCGGGCGGACGGACGGATATACACCGGAAACCAGGCGCTGCCCCTGGGTCTCGTGGACCGCCTTGGGACCTACCAGGACGCGATCGCCCTGGCCGGCAGGATGGCCGGCCTTCCGGAAAAACCCAGCGTGGTCCGGGAGCGGCCCAAGACGTTTTTCGAGATGTTGATGGAGAACATGGAGATGATGACCGGTCTGTATTCTCCGGGCATCGTCGAATACCGGTATCGATAA